The sequence TGAAGATGTAAAAAACGCAATCAGGAGGGCAGAACAAATACGAGCCAGCAAATTAGAATCCGATTGCTTTAAGGTAGGCAGTACCACATGTTTTAGCAATCCCGACTTCTCTATTCATAATTTCCTAAAAATTGTATTACAGGATTGCGGAGAATTATAAATAAAAATTTTATTGCAGACTTTCACCCCATCCTCTTCCTTTGAATTGATAAATATTTCAATTGATTTTCCCTAGTCATACATGCCCGTATCATTTTCTCGTCATGTTCATCCACTGCCCTGAAATATTCTCTGACAATATTCTCCGTATCCATTTTGGACAGCCTGCTTTCCAATTGAACGCTAAAATCAATATAATCTTCAATCCATGCATTTCATTTTTTACCTGTAACATCTTCCAAACTTTTCTTATTGAAGAAACAGGCAATAAAATCCTGCCTTCCAGTATCAACGTATGTTCCAACGTTTTCATCATTGTATTTAACAACGACACCTCTGACATCCAGTCTTGGCCTAATAAACTCGGAAAGCGGCTATCTAAGCCTGTAAATCTCTAATACTACCACATCTTTTCCCGGATATTTGGTAAAATCAAAACCTATTTTCTTGGTCAGTTCGTTATTATAAGCCCAGTATATCTCTACGGGATATTCCTCTACTTTGTGTTTAAGATTGTCAGGTAATTTCTCTTTTAAAGTGTTTACCTTACAATCAACAATTCAGTTTTATTAACTTAACTTCTTAAAAAAAGTTCAATAGACATACAAATTCTCAACTTAAAAAATACATTCTTCTCGTATATGTAAGTTAAAAAGAAAAATTTTTGGGGGTGGTGGTATGTTTATTTTTATTATTCGCAAAATTACAGGTACTTAGAGGCAAAATTGACAGGCATGCAAAAGTTTCTGTGGGACAGTAATGAAACTCTAAATTTTAAAAAACCTTGGGGCAAAAAAGGAGTGGTTATTTGATGAAAGTAAAAAATACAAAGAAGGCTGTAAAAAAATGGTGTGCAATTTATAATGCTCCCCATTGTCAAGACAGTTTTTTAGCTTTTCTAAGTTAGCTCTCCTTTCTTAATTTTGTATAATCTTTACAACTGTGCACTCTGTTGGAGGATGTCAAGGGCGAGCGTAAGCGAGTTCATCTTGACCCTTGACATCCTTTGGACATATATCCTTTTGCTTTCCGGTCTGTTATGACAGACCGGCTGCCTTCCGGTGAGGACGGGGTTTGGGGCGGAGCCCCATAATTCTATACAACTGCCAGTAGCTGGTCATATCCTCCAAAGTAATACTCTGCCGGTGTTTTGTAATCCAATGACTGGTGCGGTCTCCTATGGTTATAGTGCTCCACATATTCCTTTGTGATTTGTCTAAGTTGTTGTACCGTTTCGCACTCTTCAAGATAAAGTTTCTCCCACTTGTAGGAACGGAAAAATCGTTCTATCCTTTGGTTGTCTAATGCTCTTCCTTTTCCATCCATAGATATTTTGATACCGTTATTTTTTAATAGATTTATGTAATCATCACTGGTAAACTGTGAGCCTTGATCACTGTTCATGATTTCAGGCTTGCCATATCGCTTTATGGCCTTTTGGATTGCTTCTATGACGAATGTCTTATCAAGAGTGTTTGATAGTTCAAACCCAACAATATACCGAGAATACCAGTCTATTATTGCAACCATATACATGAAACCGCGTTTCATTCGGCAATAGGTCACATCTATGGACCATACCTGATTAGGATGATCAATTTTCAAGTTTCTCAACAGATATGGATACAAATTCTTACCATGTATTCGTTTGCTGAGGTTGGGGCCAGGACAGAATCCATGTATGCCCATTTCCCTCATATAACGCCGGGTCCGTTTTCGATTGATATGAATGTGATAATCCTTGTTCAATATACTTGTCATCCTGCGATAGCCATATTCCGGATAAGACGCGTAAATTTCATCAATGATACGCTTAATCAGGTATTCCTCCTCATTTACCGGAGCAGGCTTGTAGTAAACGCTCGTACGGTTTAAGCTCAATAATTCTGCTTGCCTTGTTATGCTGAGTTTCTTCTCATTTCTATCAATCATTTTCATGCGGTCTTCTCGGGATTTAGAGGAGGCCAGATTTTTTTTTAAGCCAGGCAACCTCATATGATAGTTGACCAATTTGCTTAAGCAGTTCGTCCTTCTCCTTTTCATACGACTGTTTGACCTTCTCTACTTCATCAGTTTCCTTGCTGAATACTCTGCCCGCATTGCTTATGAATTCAGTCTTCCAGCGACTTAACAGGTTTGGATGAATTCCATATTCTGCAGC comes from Acetivibrio thermocellus ATCC 27405 and encodes:
- a CDS encoding DUF4830 domain-containing protein — its product is MVDCKVNTLKEKLPDNLKHKVEEYPVEIYWAYNNELTKKIGFDFTKYPGKDVVVLEIYRLR
- a CDS encoding IS3-like element IS120 family transposase (programmed frameshift), whose protein sequence is MEKRKHFTPEQKAKIVIEVIKGERTLNEIAAEYGIHPNLLSRWKTEFISNAGRVFSKETDEVEKVKQSYEKEKDELLKQIGQLSYEVAWLKKNLASSKSREDRMKMIDRNEKKLSITRQAELLSLNRTSVYYKPAPVNEEEYLIKRIIDEIYASYPEYGYRRMTSILNKDYHIHINRKRTRRYMREMGIHGFCPGPNLSKRIHGKNLYPYLLRNLKIDHPNQVWSIDVTYCRMKRGFMYMVAIIDWYSRYIVGFELSNTLDKTFVIEAIQKAIKRYGKPEIMNSDQGSQFTSDDYINLLKNNGIKISMDGKGRALDNQRIERFFRSYKWEKLYLEECETVQQLRQITKEYVEHYNHRRPHQSLDYKTPAEYYFGGYDQLLAVV